A region from the Onthophagus taurus isolate NC chromosome 8, IU_Otau_3.0, whole genome shotgun sequence genome encodes:
- the LOC111425344 gene encoding uncharacterized protein isoform X2, with product MITLNQLEVYKHHINCVFKCGMLVDEHVELLHQYLTSPKLKSNGAHWKIASVSLICGCIYSGLLESVFPVVLSSLPLSAIFAKDLIRYFKYKGCIKRFENLTKTFRKISDFNKGVQKYYERRLAALSKLDDATKIVIETPIKIKLSEFVKNIFAEMDVLVNHMHEQLLNIKEFIPDQLWNVCNLNLYGKIHWDVQEDASSQFKTLQMCYILATSTYLLGISVALSTQPEHVLSKILPISEKFIISKYKDMKNSLEEATYELPPPQLRHNESFVRTDSLITVSKLLESLQLTYHACIGTQQSIFTLTNDDIIRNQLNDLEKLFLECSSLLSILQHEYNYNKKPIKTKSKEIPEEVISKEQKTIKTFRYDDIDDLAEDEQYEISIHSSDLESDPEDDPTNVEYEQLKEQIRAQKMILKELNDELLKRKLVKEEFIDQNLKSKPKIKTIDDVDLNDLAPPANWSCNDFLAQIQAMAHNRGGEESVFGDED from the exons ATGATAACTTTAAATCAGTTGGAG GTGTATAAACACCACATAAACTGCGTTTTTAAATGCGGAATGTTGGTTGATGAACATGTAGAGTTGTTGCATCAATATTTAACCTCGCCTAAGTTAAAATCAAATGGGGCCCACTGGAAAATAGCATCAGTTTCTTTAATATGTGGGTGCATTTATAGCGGATTATTAGAATCAGTATTTCCGGTCGTATTGTCATCTTTGCCTTTAAGTGCCATTTTTGCCAAAGACTTAATTAggtattttaaatataaaggaTGTATTAAGAGGTTTGAGAATTTAACAAAAACGTTTAGGAAAATTTCTGATTTCAATAAAGGTGTTCAAAAGTATTATGAAAGAAGACTTGCAGCTTTAAGTAAATTAga tGATGCAACTAAAATAGTTATCGAAACAccgattaaaataaaattatcagaatttgttaaaaatatttttgctgAAATGGATGTTTTAGTGAATCATATGCATGagcaattattaaatataaaggaGTTTATACCTGACCAACTATGGAATGtttgcaatttaaatttatatggaAAAATACATTGGGATGTCCAAGAAGATGCTTCATCTCAATTTAAg acATTACAAATGTGTTACATTTTGGCGACATCAACTTATTTACTTGGAATCAGTGTAGCTTTATCCACTCAACCAGAACATGTTTTATCGAAAATTCTCCCaatttcagaaaaatttattatctcaaaatacAAAGACATGAAAAATTCCCTTGAAGAAGCAACATATGAATTACCACCACCCCAATTGAGACATAACGAGAGTTTCGTACGAACAGATTCGCTCATCACAGTCTCAAAACTCCTCGAATCACTGCAATTAACTTACCACGCCTGTATTGGAACCCAACAATCCATTTTTACGCTAACAAACGACGACATAATAAGAAACCAACTAaacgatttagaaaaattgtttttggaaTGTTCCAGTTTGCTCTCAATATTACAACACGAAtataattacaacaaaaaaccCATCAAAACTAAATCCAAAGAGATTCCCGAAGAAGTTATCTCCAAGGAgcaaaaaacaattaaaacatttcgaTACGACGACATTGATGATCTAGCAGAAGATGAGCAATACGAAATATCAATTCAca GCAGCGATTTAGAGTCAGACCCAGAAGATGATCCAACAAACGTTGAATACGAACAATTAAAAGAACAAATTCGGGcgcaaaaaatgattttgaaagaGTTAAACGATGAATTACTCAAAAGGAAATTGGtgaaagaagaatttattgatcaaaatttaaaatccaaaccaaaaataaaaacgattgaTGATGTAGATTTAAATGATTTGGCACCTCCAGCGAATTGGTCTTGCAAC GACTTTTTGGCGCAAATTCAAGCGATGGCCCATAATCGAGGAGGTGAAGAATCCGTGTTTGGAGATGAAGATTAA
- the LOC111425344 gene encoding uncharacterized protein isoform X1, with product MITLNQLEVYKHHINCVFKCGMLVDEHVELLHQYLTSPKLKSNGAHWKIASVSLICGCIYSGLLESVFPVVLSSLPLSAIFAKDLIRYFKYKGCIKRFENLTKTFRKISDFNKGVQKYYERRLAALSKLDDATKIVIETPIKIKLSEFVKNIFAEMDVLVNHMHEQLLNIKEFIPDQLWNVCNLNLYGKIHWDVQEDASSQFKTLQMCYILATSTYLLGISVALSTQPEHVLSKILPISEKFIISKYKDMKNSLEEATYELPPPQLRHNESFVRTDSLITVSKLLESLQLTYHACIGTQQSIFTLTNDDIIRNQLNDLEKLFLECSSLLSILQHEYNYNKKPIKTKSKEIPEEVISKEQKTIKTFRYDDIDDLAEDEQYEISIHSSDLESDPEDDPTNVEYEQLKEQIRAQKMILKELNDELLKRKLVKEEFIDQNLKSKPKIKTIDDVDLNDLAPPANWSCNVDFLAQIQAMAHNRGGEESVFGDED from the exons ATGATAACTTTAAATCAGTTGGAG GTGTATAAACACCACATAAACTGCGTTTTTAAATGCGGAATGTTGGTTGATGAACATGTAGAGTTGTTGCATCAATATTTAACCTCGCCTAAGTTAAAATCAAATGGGGCCCACTGGAAAATAGCATCAGTTTCTTTAATATGTGGGTGCATTTATAGCGGATTATTAGAATCAGTATTTCCGGTCGTATTGTCATCTTTGCCTTTAAGTGCCATTTTTGCCAAAGACTTAATTAggtattttaaatataaaggaTGTATTAAGAGGTTTGAGAATTTAACAAAAACGTTTAGGAAAATTTCTGATTTCAATAAAGGTGTTCAAAAGTATTATGAAAGAAGACTTGCAGCTTTAAGTAAATTAga tGATGCAACTAAAATAGTTATCGAAACAccgattaaaataaaattatcagaatttgttaaaaatatttttgctgAAATGGATGTTTTAGTGAATCATATGCATGagcaattattaaatataaaggaGTTTATACCTGACCAACTATGGAATGtttgcaatttaaatttatatggaAAAATACATTGGGATGTCCAAGAAGATGCTTCATCTCAATTTAAg acATTACAAATGTGTTACATTTTGGCGACATCAACTTATTTACTTGGAATCAGTGTAGCTTTATCCACTCAACCAGAACATGTTTTATCGAAAATTCTCCCaatttcagaaaaatttattatctcaaaatacAAAGACATGAAAAATTCCCTTGAAGAAGCAACATATGAATTACCACCACCCCAATTGAGACATAACGAGAGTTTCGTACGAACAGATTCGCTCATCACAGTCTCAAAACTCCTCGAATCACTGCAATTAACTTACCACGCCTGTATTGGAACCCAACAATCCATTTTTACGCTAACAAACGACGACATAATAAGAAACCAACTAaacgatttagaaaaattgtttttggaaTGTTCCAGTTTGCTCTCAATATTACAACACGAAtataattacaacaaaaaaccCATCAAAACTAAATCCAAAGAGATTCCCGAAGAAGTTATCTCCAAGGAgcaaaaaacaattaaaacatttcgaTACGACGACATTGATGATCTAGCAGAAGATGAGCAATACGAAATATCAATTCAca GCAGCGATTTAGAGTCAGACCCAGAAGATGATCCAACAAACGTTGAATACGAACAATTAAAAGAACAAATTCGGGcgcaaaaaatgattttgaaagaGTTAAACGATGAATTACTCAAAAGGAAATTGGtgaaagaagaatttattgatcaaaatttaaaatccaaaccaaaaataaaaacgattgaTGATGTAGATTTAAATGATTTGGCACCTCCAGCGAATTGGTCTTGCAACgtg GACTTTTTGGCGCAAATTCAAGCGATGGCCCATAATCGAGGAGGTGAAGAATCCGTGTTTGGAGATGAAGATTAA